In one window of Spartinivicinus marinus DNA:
- the gspH gene encoding type II secretion system minor pseudopilin GspH, producing the protein MQQALHPRQSDVNHQKLRLNNQSYLNRQPYLNQSGFTLIEVLVVVVIIGVLASVAVLSLGDGGREREIRQQMSELALLFEQMQTTAVYKNQSYGITLKDDRLSFLSWDRSKRKWQEAESGKDKDIPWKPIKLAGGLTFQNLMIDSKDSPIGDLLAKQRKRLKDNQIIKKELGPVPDIAFLSSYEVTPFKLTIVSDTGIEKTQYYLTTDGVSGFDILSEE; encoded by the coding sequence ATGCAACAAGCTCTTCATCCCCGACAGTCTGATGTTAACCACCAAAAGCTTCGTTTGAACAACCAGTCTTATTTGAACCGCCAGCCTTATTTAAATCAGAGCGGCTTTACCCTGATCGAAGTATTAGTGGTAGTGGTAATTATTGGGGTGTTGGCGTCAGTTGCAGTATTAAGTTTGGGTGATGGTGGCCGTGAACGGGAAATAAGACAGCAGATGTCTGAGTTGGCATTATTGTTTGAGCAAATGCAAACGACAGCTGTGTATAAGAACCAGTCCTATGGGATTACATTAAAGGACGATCGATTAAGCTTTTTAAGCTGGGATCGCTCTAAACGAAAATGGCAGGAAGCAGAATCTGGTAAGGATAAGGATATTCCCTGGAAGCCGATTAAACTGGCAGGAGGCTTAACCTTTCAAAATTTAATGATCGATTCTAAAGACTCGCCTATAGGTGATTTGTTAGCAAAACAGCGCAAGCGGCTGAAAGATAATCAGATTATTAAAAAAGAGCTTGGGCCAGTACCGGATATCGCCTTTTTATCCAGCTATGAAGTGACCCCATTTAAGCTCACCATTGTCAGTGATACAGGTATAGAGAAAACCCAATATTATTTAACAACTGATGGAGTATCAGGTTTTGACATTCTATCAGAAGAGTAA
- the gspF gene encoding type II secretion system inner membrane protein GspF, translating to MAAFEYIALTQAGKEQKGVIEGDSIKQVRQLLRDKQLAPMQVTPAKGKSQAGSGGGFSVQRSHRISVHELALFTRQLATLIQAGMPLEECLRAVGEQSGKNKIKSMVMSVRAKVLEGYTLADSLAEYPNVFPKLYRATVSAGEHAGHLNLVLTRLADYTEARHKSRQKIKMALMYPIILLTASLLIVGFLLGYVVPDIVKVFINSNQELPMLTQVIIAASDGVKASWHIIILSVIILVVGVKQGMKFDGFRYKVHRFNLMLPLMGNLTKNTETARFISTLSILSKSGVPLVDGLRIAVEVVSNEVLKAKVSNTAQVVSEGASLRAALEQTGIFAPMVVHMVASGESSGELDEMLARAAENQEQELEGFVTMLVGLFEPFMLLFMGAVVLVIVLAVLLPILNLNQLVM from the coding sequence GTGATTGAAGGGGACAGTATTAAACAAGTCCGACAGTTGTTGCGTGATAAGCAACTGGCCCCGATGCAAGTAACACCCGCTAAAGGTAAAAGCCAAGCAGGCAGTGGCGGTGGCTTTTCTGTACAACGTAGCCACCGTATATCAGTTCATGAACTGGCTTTATTTACCCGACAGTTAGCTACCTTAATTCAAGCTGGCATGCCCCTGGAAGAGTGTTTGCGAGCAGTGGGGGAGCAGTCAGGCAAGAATAAAATCAAATCGATGGTAATGTCAGTAAGAGCCAAAGTATTAGAAGGTTATACTTTGGCTGACAGTTTAGCTGAATACCCGAATGTCTTTCCTAAATTATATCGCGCTACCGTTTCGGCGGGTGAACATGCTGGACACTTAAATTTAGTACTAACCCGCTTAGCTGATTATACCGAAGCCCGCCATAAGTCCCGCCAAAAAATTAAAATGGCGTTAATGTATCCCATTATATTATTAACGGCCTCGTTATTAATTGTGGGATTTTTATTGGGTTATGTGGTGCCCGATATAGTTAAAGTCTTTATTAATTCCAATCAAGAATTACCTATGCTAACCCAAGTGATAATTGCAGCCAGTGATGGGGTAAAAGCCTCCTGGCATATTATTATATTGTCAGTCATTATCTTGGTAGTAGGTGTTAAGCAAGGGATGAAATTTGATGGTTTTCGCTATAAGGTTCACCGTTTTAACTTAATGCTGCCATTAATGGGTAATTTAACCAAAAATACCGAAACGGCTCGTTTTATCAGTACCTTAAGTATTTTATCAAAAAGTGGTGTGCCATTAGTGGATGGCTTACGAATTGCTGTGGAAGTAGTCAGTAATGAAGTATTAAAAGCCAAGGTAAGCAATACAGCACAAGTAGTCAGTGAAGGTGCCAGCTTACGAGCTGCGCTAGAACAAACCGGGATTTTTGCACCAATGGTGGTACATATGGTAGCCAGTGGTGAATCCAGTGGTGAGTTGGATGAAATGCTGGCCCGTGCAGCAGAAAACCAGGAGCAGGAATTAGAAGGTTTTGTGACCATGCTAGTTGGTTTATTTGAACCTTTTATGTTGTTATTTATGGGTGCTGTCGTATTGGTTATCGTATTGGCTGTATTGTTGCCTATTCTTAACTTAAACCAGCTAGTGATGTAG
- the gspJ gene encoding type II secretion system minor pseudopilin GspJ has translation MKKTATVPMHDPQSGFTLLEVVIAVAIFSLLGLATYQLFSSVLNTQTAVFERSEKVIALQRATFMLQRDIGNMVARSVRDELGGNEDTWSCDEFEQTFVFTHHAWDNPLNEERSELQRVQYRMVPDEEAEEQGNDDLFILERDYWRVLDKAPEPKLYEQKLLAGIKSLKWRFLERKEKTSGSSGTNTNIDDDWKECKDYAPSPNQGSANNRALPQAIEVTFEHTLFGELRVLIEVAVGKV, from the coding sequence ATGAAAAAAACCGCTACTGTTCCTATGCATGATCCTCAGTCAGGTTTCACTTTATTGGAAGTGGTGATTGCTGTTGCGATTTTTTCGTTATTAGGGTTGGCTACTTATCAGTTATTTAGTTCGGTACTAAATACCCAAACGGCTGTATTTGAACGAAGTGAAAAAGTGATTGCTTTGCAGCGGGCGACTTTTATGTTGCAGCGGGATATTGGCAATATGGTAGCGCGCAGTGTGCGTGATGAACTGGGTGGTAACGAAGATACCTGGTCCTGTGATGAGTTTGAACAGACTTTTGTATTTACCCATCATGCTTGGGATAACCCGTTAAATGAAGAACGAAGTGAGTTACAGCGGGTGCAGTACCGGATGGTTCCTGATGAGGAAGCGGAAGAGCAGGGTAATGATGATTTGTTTATTTTAGAGCGGGATTATTGGCGGGTATTGGATAAAGCGCCCGAGCCAAAACTATATGAGCAGAAATTATTAGCAGGCATTAAGTCGTTAAAATGGCGGTTTTTAGAAAGGAAGGAAAAAACATCCGGCTCTAGTGGTACAAATACCAATATTGATGATGACTGGAAAGAGTGTAAGGATTATGCACCATCGCCTAATCAGGGAAGTGCCAACAACCGCGCTCTCCCTCAAGCAATAGAAGTCACCTTTGAACATACCCTATTTGGTGAGCTACGGGTGTTAATTGAAGTAGCGGTAGGTAAAGTGTGA
- the gspI gene encoding type II secretion system minor pseudopilin GspI, whose protein sequence is MTFYQKSNQQGFTLLEVVVAVAVFAIAASMLLVAGGGAIQKTAYLEEKTLANLIAENYLVELKLEPDWPAVGEKTEEVVLAGRKWEVKHNVSQAGDEKRMRKIVVSVERKLDYHDGKPHLLAELQGYLVKLK, encoded by the coding sequence TTGACATTCTATCAGAAGAGTAATCAGCAAGGTTTTACTTTATTAGAAGTAGTGGTAGCTGTTGCTGTATTTGCTATTGCAGCATCTATGTTATTGGTGGCAGGGGGCGGCGCCATTCAAAAAACGGCTTATTTGGAAGAAAAAACCTTAGCCAATTTAATTGCTGAAAACTATCTGGTGGAATTAAAGCTGGAGCCTGATTGGCCTGCGGTTGGTGAGAAAACCGAGGAAGTGGTACTAGCGGGACGCAAGTGGGAAGTCAAACATAATGTGTCTCAAGCGGGTGACGAAAAACGAATGCGTAAAATCGTAGTATCAGTAGAACGGAAACTGGATTACCACGATGGCAAGCCCCATTTATTAGCGGAACTGCAGGGGTATTTGGTGAAGTTAAAATGA